In Corylus avellana chromosome ca2, CavTom2PMs-1.0, the following proteins share a genomic window:
- the LOC132168921 gene encoding mannosylglycoprotein endo-beta-mannosidase yields the protein MAEIGTTRLDSGWLAARSTEVPLSGTQLTTTHPPSGPTSPWMNAVVPGTVLATLVKNEVVPDPFYGLQNETIIDIADSGREYYTFWFFTTFQSNLSGNQRLDLNFRGINYSAELYLNGHQKVLPKGMFRRHSLDVTDILHPDGQNLLAVLVHPPDHPGRIPSKGGQGGDHEIGKDVATQYVEGWDWMAPIRDRNTGIWDEVSISITGPVKIVDPHLVSSFFDNYKRVYLHATTELENRSGWVAQCSLNVQVTTELEGNVCLVEHLETQNLSIPAGSRVQYTFPELFFYKPNLWWPNGMGKQSLYNVHITVDVKGYGESDAWSHLFGMRKIESHIDSATGGRLFKVNGQPIFIRGGNWILSDGLLRLSKKRYKTDIKFHADMNFNMLRCWGGGLAERPEFYHYCDIYGLLVWQEFWITGDVDGRGVPVSNPNGPLDHDLFLLCARDTVKLLRNHASLALWVGGNEQVPPDDINTALKNDLRLHPYFELSNETSTSLEDSSPVLKDPSQYLDGTRVYIQGSMWDGFANGKGDFTDGPYEIQNPEDFFKNNFYKYGFNPEVGSVGMPVADTIRATMPPEGWKIPVLKKLPGGYTEEIPNPIWEYHKYIPYSNPKKSVHDQIELYGTPKDLDDFCLKAQLANYIQYRALLEGWTSHMWSKFTGVLIWKTQNPWTGLRGQFYDHLLDQTAGFYGCRTAAEPIHVQLNLATYFIEVANTTSEELSNIAIEASVWDLEGSCPYYKVFEKLSAPPKRTVSIVEMKYPKSKNPKPVYFLLLKLYNKSDYSIISRNFYWLHLPGGDYKLLEPYRRKKIPLKITSKAFIKGSTFEIEMHVQNTSKKADSKNLTYLNNFMARQGNGDFDMASVEPVHSGTDEKHEVGLFRRIYSFFAKENDGLRVAEVNGQDVGVAFFLHFSVHALKTDRKEGEDTRILPVHYSDNYFSLVPGEVMPIKLTFEVPSGVTPRVSLHGWNYHGGHTVH from the exons ATGGCGGAGATAGGGACGACTCGGCTTGACTCGGGATGGCTCGCCGCGAGGTCCACGGAGGTTCCTCTCAGCGGGACCCAGCTCACCACCACTCACCCTCCCTCTGGGCCCACCTCCCCCTGGATGAATGCCGTCGTTCCGGGAAC TGTTTTGGCAACCTTGGTGAAGAACGAAGTTGTTCCTGATCCCTTCTATGGGCTGCAAAACGAGACAATTATAGATATTGCTGATTCTGGGAGAGAGTACTACACATTCTGGTTCTTTACAACTTTTCAGAGTAATCTG TCAGGAAATCAGCGTCTGGATCTGAATTTTCGTGGAATCAATTATTCTGCAGAGTTGTATTTAAATGGGCACCAAAAGGTCCTGCCAAAAGGGATGTTTAGGAGGCATTCTCTGGATGTCACTGATATTCTGCATCCTGATGGTCAAAACTTGCTTGCTGTTCTTGTTCACCCTCCAGATCATCCCGGGAGAATTCCTTCTAAGGGGGGGCAAGGTGGTGATCATGAG ATTGGAAAGGATGTTGCCACACAATATGTTGAGGGTTGGGATTGGATGGCTCCTATAAG GGATAGGAACACTGGCATATGGGATGAGGTATCTATTTCTATAACCGGG CCGGTGAAAATAGTTGATCCCCACTTGGTTTCGTCCTTTTTCGACAATTACAAGAGGGTATATTTGCATGCTACGACAGAGTTGGAAAATAGAAGTGGCTGGGTTGCTCAGTGTTCTTTGAATGTTCAAGTGACAACGGAACTTGAGGGAAACGTTTGTCTAGTAGAGCATCTTGAGACTCAAAATTTGTCAATCCCTGCTGGATCACGAGTGCAATATACATTTCCAGAG CTTTTTTTCTACAAGCCCAACTTATGGTGGCCAAATGGTATGGGAAAACAATCCTTGTACAACGTACACATTACTGTTGATGTGAAAGGATACGGGGAGTCTGATGCGTGGAGCCATCTATTTGGAATGCGGAAAATTGAGAGCCATATTGATAGTGCCACTGGTGGAAG GTTGTTCAAGGTCAACGGGCAGCCTATTTTTATTCGTGGTGGTAATTGGATATTGTCAGATGGGTTACTACGGCTGTCAAAGAAACGTTACAAAACAGACATCAAGTTTCATGCTGATATGAATTTTAACATGCTTCGCTGTTGGGGTGGCGGATTGGCCGAGAGGCCAGAATTTTATCATTATTGTGATATTTATGGTCTTCTG GTGTGGCAAGAGTTTTGGATTACTGGAGATGTTGATGGACGAGGTGTCCCAGTATCAAATCCAAATGGTCCCCTGGATCATGATCTTTTTCTGCTATGTGCAAGAGACACTGTCAAGCTTCTCAGGAACCATGCTAGTCTTGCTCTTTGGGTAGGTGGGAATGAGCAAGTTCCACCAGATGACATCAACACAGCTTTGAAAAATGACCTCAGACTCCATCCTTATTTTGAACTTTCCAATGAAACCAGCACGTCCTTAGAAGATTCATCCCCAGTGTTGAAGGATCCTAGCCAATATCTTGATGGTACTCGTGTTTACATCCAAGGATCCATGTGGGATGGGTTTGCAAATGGAAAGGGGGACTTCACAGATGGCCCTTATGAAATCCAAAATCCTGAAGActtcttcaaaaataatttttacaagtATGGATTCAATCCTGAGGTTGGTTCTGTCGGGATGCCTGTTGCGGATACTATCAGAGCAACAATGCCTCCAGAAGGCTGGAAGATTCCGGTGTTGAAGAAGCTTCCTGGTGGGTACACAGAAGAAATTCCAAACCCCATATGGGAATACCATAAATACATACCCTattcaaatccaaaaaaatctGTTCATGATCAAATTGAACTTTATGGTACCCCAAAGGATCTcgatgatttttgtttaaag GCTCAACTGGCTAACTACATTCAGTATAGAGCTCTGCTGGAGGGCTGGACTTCCCATATGTGGAGTAAATTCACTGGTGTCCTGATTTGGAAGACACAGAATCCTTGGACTGGTCTTAGAGGTCAGTTTTATGATCATCTCCTTGACCAAACGGCAGGTTTCTATGGCTGTCGCACTGCTGCAGAACCAATCCACGTCCAGCTGAATCTGGCTACTTATTTTATAGAG GTTGCCAATACTACATCAGAGGAACTATCTAACATAGCCATTGAAGCCTCAGTCTGGGATCTGGAAGGTTCATGTCCTTACTACAAAGTTTTTGAAAAGCTCTCTGCGCCACCCAAAAGAACAGTGTCCATTGTTGAGATGAAGTATCCAAAGTCTAAAAACCCAAAGCCAGTGTACTTCCTTCTCCTCAAACTCTACAACAAATCAGACTACAGCATTATATCTAGAAACTTTTACTGGCTACATCTGCCAGGTGGAGATTACAAGCTGCTGGAGCCGtacagaaggaaaaaaataccCCTCAAGATTACATCTAAGGCTTTCATCAAAGGGTCCACTTTCGAAATTGAAATGCATGTTCAAAACACATCCAAGAAAGCTGACTCTAAAAATTTGACCTATTTGAACAATTTCATGGCTAGGCAAGGTAATGGTGATTTTGATATGGCCTCGGTGGAGCCTGTACATAGTGGGACTGACGAAAAACATGAGGTCGGTTTGTTCCGGAGGATTTACAGTTTTTTCGCGAAGGAAAACGACGGCTTAAGGGTTGCCGAAGTAAATGGGCAAGATGTAGGGGTTGCTTTCTTCCTTCATTTTTCTGTTCATGCTTTGAAGACAGACCGCAAAGAAGGAGAAGACACGAGAATTCTTCCTGTTCATTACTCGGACAACTATTTCTCACTAGTGCCCGGTGAGGTTATGCCCATCAAACTCACTTTTGAGGTCCCTTCAGGTGTCACCCCTCGAGTTTCCCTGCATGGCTGGAATTACCATGGTGGGCATACTGTTCATTGA
- the LOC132172496 gene encoding pentatricopeptide repeat-containing protein At3g05340-like translates to MKSKWIFHKLSSHPPSWATSFLSLFKTETHRNPFSKTSIFVLNHADISLLLSVCGKECLLHLGSSIHASIIKNFEFFDSENRVNIKNALFIWNSLLSMYSKCGELSNAVKLFDHMSVKDTISWNTIISGILRNGEFDTGLGLFKRMRESGFYQFDKATLTTILSACDGPEFCYVSKMIHGLVILSGYLQEINVGNAMITSYFKCGCFSSGRQVFNEMLERNVITWTAVISGLAQNEFYEESLKHFVEMRCGSVDPNSLTYLSLLMACSGLQALKEGHQIHGILLKLGIQSDFCIESALMDMYSKCGSVEDAWKIFESAAQLDEVTLTVILVGFAQNGFEEEAIQIFDKIVQAGIEVDPEMVSAVLGAFGVGTSIALGTQIHSFVIKKSFSNNTFVSNGLINMYSKCGDLKDSVKVFSQMPLRNSVSWNSLIAAFARHGDGSKALQMYEEMRLEGIQPTDVTFLSLLHACSHVGLVERGMELLESMAKDHGLSPRSEHYSCVVDMLGRAGLLNEAKKFIEGLPENPGIDVWQALLGACSIHGDSEMGKYAADQLFLAAPESPAPYVLLANIYSSERRWKDRARTIKRMKEMGVPKETGLSWIEIEKKVHSFVVGDRMHPQAENIYGVLAELFRHLTDEGYVPDKRFILYYLDQDGKEQPLTAAYHNGHSFPSNFKNPKLLCPSLSTSKYTANCRERTGEEYATLSCISAYAVLGVEPDCSAAELKAAFRDKVKQFHPDVNRDGADSDTMIRRVIQAYEMLSNQSRSEIIESECLDPFEKPECEAFDLFVNEVLCVGKGCPYSCVTRAPHAFTYASTGTARVSSQGHGEDYQVHLAVGQCPRSCIYYVTPSQRIILEELLDSILSMPYDTSAEAELLYSLIVKAKFENNRFQRPKKQPKTSTKHVDWF, encoded by the exons ATGAAATCCAAATGGATCTTCCACAAACTCAGCTCCCACCCTCCCTCTTGGGCTACCAgtttcctctctctcttcaaaACCGAAACCCACCGAaacccattttcaaaaacctcaATATTTGTCCTCAACCATGCAGACATAAGCCTCCTCTTATCTGTTTGTGGAAAAGAATGTCTCCTTCATTTGGGTTCTTCCATTCATGCCTCTATCATcaaaaactttgaattttttgattCCGAGAACCGGgttaatataaaaaatgctCTTTTTATTTGGAATTCTCTCCTTTCTATGTACTCCAAATGTGGTGAACTGTCAAATGCAGTTAAGCTGTTTGATCATATGTCTGTAAAAGATACCATTTCGTGGAATACGATTATATCTGGGATTTTGAGGAATGGGGAGTTTGATACGGGTCTCGGGTTATTTAAAAGAATGCGTGAATCGGGTTTTTATCAGTTTGATAAAGCTACTTTGACTACTATTTTATCAGCTTGTGATGGACCTGAGTTTTGTTATGTGAGTAAAATGATCCATGGTTTGGTAATTTTAAGTGGGTATCTGCAGGAAATTAACGTGGGGAATGCTATGATAACATCATATTTTAAATGTGGGTGTTTTAGCTCAGGAAGGCAGGTTTTTAATGAAATGCTTGAAAGGAACGTTATTACTTGGACGGCTGTGATCTCAGGCCTCGCACAAAATGAGTTCTATGAGGAGAGTTTGAAACATTTTGTTGAGATGCGGTGTGGATCGGTGGATCCGAATTCTTTGACATATTTGAGCTTGCTCATGGCATGTTCAGGTTTGCAGGCATTAAAGGAAGGGCATCAAATTCATGGGATCCTTTTGAAATTGGGAATTCAATCAGATTTTTGCATTGAGAGTGCACTAATGGACATGTATTCTAAGTGTGGAAGTGTGGAAGATGCATGGAAAATCTTTGAGTCTGCAGCACAGCTTGATGAGGTTACCTTGACTGTTATCCTTGTGGGTTTTGCACAAAATGGATTTGAGGAAGAAGCTATAcaaatttttgataaaattgttcAGGCAGGGATTGAGGTTGACCCAGAGATGGTTTCAGCTGTTCTTGGGGCATTTGGAGTTGGTACTTCTATTGCCCTTGGTACACAAATTCACTCCTTCGTTATCAAAAAAAGCTTCAGTAATAATACTTTTGTCAGCAATGGGCTTATAAACATGTACTCCAAGTGCGGGGATTTGAAGGATTCAGTCAAAGTCTTCAGTCAGATGCCTCTAAGGAACTCAGTCTCATGGAACTCCTTAATCGCAGCTTTTGCCCGTCATGGGGATGGCTCCAAGGCACTACAAATGTATGAAGAGATGAGATTGGAAGGCATACAGCCAACGGATGTTACATTTCTGTCTTTGCTCCATGCTTGCAGCCATGTTGGCTTAGTTGAAAGGGGCATGGAATTGTTGGAATCCATGGCTAAAGATCATGGGTTGAGTCCAAGATCAGAGCACTATTCTTGTGTTGTTGACATGTTGGGTCGGGCAGGACTTCTTAATGAagctaaaaaatttattgagggATTACCTGAGAATCCTGGTATAGATGTTTGGCAGGCATTGCTTGGGGCTTGTAGCATTCATGGTGATTCAGAGATGGGCAAATATGCTGCAGATCAATTGTTTTTGGCAGCACCTGAAAGCCCAGCACCATACGTTCTATTGGCGAATATATATTCCTCTGAAAGGAGATGGAAAGACAGAGCCAGGACAATTAAGAGAATGAAGGAGATGGGTGTGCCAAAAGAAACAGGCCTGAGTTGGATCGAGATTGAAAAGAAAGTCCACAGCTTTGTTGTCGGGGACAGAATGCATCCACAAGCTGAGAATATATATGGTGTTTTGGCAGAATTGTTTAGACACTTGACAGATGAAGGATATGTTCCGGATAAGAGGTTCATTCTCTATTACTTGGATCAAGATGGGAAGGAACAGCCATTG ACCGCTGCATACCATAACGGTCACAGTTTTCCCTCCaattttaaaaacccaaaattacTTTGCCCTTCTCTTTCAACTTCTAAATATACAGCGAATTGCAGAGAGAGAACCGGGGAGGAGTACGCTACTCTGTCCTGTATTTCGGCTTACGCTGTCCTCGGCGTCGAACCGGACTGCTCAGCCGCCGAGCTCAAGGCCGCTTTCCGAGACAAA GTCAAGCAATTCCACCCTGACGTGAATAGAGATGGGGCAGATTCTGATACAATGATTCGGCGTGTAATTCAGGCATATGAG ATGTTGTCTAACCAGAGCCGATCAGAGATCATTGAGAG TGAATGTTTAGATCCCTTCGAAAAACCAGAATGTGAAGCATTCGATCTCTTTGTTAATGAGGTTCTCTGTGTTGGCAAAG GCTGTCCATATTCATGTGTAACAAGAGCTCCCCATGCCTTCACATATGCCTCTACTGGAACTGCTAGGGTATCTTCCCAAG GACATGGTGAAGATTACCAAGTTCATCTTGCTGTGGGTCAGTGCCCAAGAAGCTGTATCTATTATGTTACACCTTCGCAGAGAATTATTCTAGAGGAGCTACTAGACAG TATCTTGAGCATGCCTTATGATACATCAGCCGAGGCAGAATTGCTTTATTCTCTTATAGTTAAAGCCAAGTTTGAGAACAATCGATTCCAACGGCCAAAGAAGCAACCCAAAACTTCAACCAAACATGTTGATTGGTTTTGA